One Dissulfuribacter thermophilus genomic region harbors:
- a CDS encoding DNA-binding protein, translated as MKIWETNIYVLTHLFIFSFFTLTAAANAKTWHIYFMGQKMDYLSGTVHNHNGEGTLTIEEKDDAQKTVSINIITNDGAYDYNGEFSGYGSENTFGAVTDSGNDDYRDNIAGYITSSGDVVGKLIITDLSAGHNSNSNIYDFSSNASLLSHQSSTAAVSTTDQCATYNFQSSTLHIPCLTIGQENYSLDLKLINENPVQLELQGMAKLQDDQENTIFRGWVTLAKPVSGASLNIYTLEGKAIYHSEGPVTSGFGSFLIGVEKKLPSDFRVICTPSSSDPELAGIELMADVRNYNPNTDTIYVNAVTTLVSRYMDRHKDTNVTAAINTVKAFLEIPDYVTIGRGLSVNNAFFSHLAFLNEAKKNGGLSAFIEILIDEMETPGSTTHPFPQPEGLLKSMTGPTVNYVLDGLTKGALSYVGGNTLGWGLKMLGLGSIIDPDNGAEMINTLKGIKDQITQLSDQISHQMANLKNELKGALILNHYDNKNDEIFHLALEVRQIQDDLTTLVSDNSSGNTTWRNDETTRIKNAISKFISMRNQFHGTLYGDQSSESLLKLWIEVVKSRHRFITSDDYKTIKGLFDYYDKIQLALLELVVEYAVSEGASNSTIQHYIDEYREHRELQLEMLPQEVPEGLFVDTKTGKMWMRRPVTTLPGRNYKDVRGGLYYVHGYPPVLDQPNPNAPINQTTSVHSYGFHNWMLPTPEDLDELMHDYNGNRATEDWFVKNGAFQQGLSMKAIFMTSGGNVWTRNWYWDASRAREMVTIKCIGVDGKTTEVAILKEGAAQMGSIFPVRIPVQNERYY; from the coding sequence GCTGACCATCGAAGAGAAAGATGATGCGCAAAAGACAGTGTCTATAAACATCATAACAAATGACGGAGCCTACGACTATAACGGGGAATTCAGCGGCTATGGAAGTGAAAACACATTTGGGGCGGTAACAGATTCGGGCAATGATGATTACAGAGATAACATTGCCGGTTATATTACATCGTCTGGGGATGTTGTGGGTAAATTGATTATAACTGACCTTAGCGCCGGCCATAATAGCAACAGCAATATTTATGACTTTTCGAGCAATGCATCTTTGTTGTCCCACCAATCTTCAACTGCTGCTGTTTCCACTACTGACCAGTGCGCCACATATAATTTTCAATCCAGCACTCTTCACATTCCATGCCTGACCATAGGCCAGGAAAATTATTCGTTGGATCTCAAGCTAATAAATGAAAATCCAGTCCAGCTTGAGCTCCAAGGCATGGCTAAACTTCAGGATGATCAGGAGAACACTATCTTCAGAGGCTGGGTAACATTAGCGAAACCAGTGTCAGGGGCATCTTTGAACATCTACACTCTTGAAGGGAAGGCTATTTACCACTCTGAAGGCCCTGTTACCAGCGGCTTTGGCTCTTTTTTAATAGGGGTTGAAAAAAAACTCCCGTCTGATTTTCGTGTGATCTGCACTCCATCGAGCAGTGATCCCGAGCTTGCCGGCATAGAGCTAATGGCTGATGTGCGCAATTATAATCCCAACACTGACACGATCTATGTAAACGCAGTTACAACCTTGGTTAGCCGTTACATGGACAGACATAAGGACACGAACGTGACCGCTGCAATAAATACTGTCAAGGCTTTTCTGGAGATACCTGACTATGTGACAATAGGAAGGGGGTTGTCCGTCAACAATGCCTTTTTTAGTCATTTGGCATTCTTAAATGAAGCTAAAAAGAATGGGGGATTAAGTGCCTTTATTGAAATACTAATCGACGAGATGGAAACTCCAGGAAGCACCACTCATCCCTTTCCTCAACCTGAAGGGCTTCTTAAATCAATGACAGGCCCAACGGTCAATTATGTCCTGGATGGCCTAACCAAGGGGGCGTTGTCCTATGTCGGCGGCAATACTCTGGGCTGGGGATTGAAAATGTTGGGGCTTGGCTCAATTATTGATCCGGATAATGGCGCTGAAATGATAAATACATTAAAAGGCATAAAGGATCAAATTACTCAACTTTCCGACCAGATTTCCCACCAGATGGCTAACTTAAAAAATGAACTAAAAGGCGCGTTGATTTTGAATCATTATGATAACAAGAATGATGAGATCTTCCATTTAGCTCTAGAGGTTAGACAGATACAGGACGACCTTACAACTCTTGTATCAGACAATTCTAGCGGAAACACCACCTGGCGAAATGATGAAACGACACGTATAAAAAATGCAATAAGCAAATTTATAAGCATGAGGAACCAATTCCACGGGACACTTTACGGCGATCAATCCTCTGAATCTCTGTTGAAGCTTTGGATCGAGGTTGTGAAGAGCAGACACCGATTCATAACTTCTGATGACTATAAAACAATAAAGGGCCTGTTTGATTATTATGACAAAATTCAATTGGCATTGCTAGAACTCGTGGTGGAGTATGCAGTTTCTGAAGGCGCTTCCAATAGCACAATACAACATTATATCGACGAGTACAGGGAACACCGCGAGCTTCAATTGGAAATGCTTCCACAAGAGGTGCCTGAAGGGCTGTTTGTTGATACCAAGACAGGCAAAATGTGGATGCGAAGACCCGTAACGACTTTACCTGGCCGCAATTACAAGGATGTCCGTGGAGGTTTATACTATGTACACGGCTATCCTCCTGTGCTTGACCAACCGAATCCCAATGCCCCGATAAACCAAACTACCAGCGTCCATAGTTATGGTTTCCATAACTGGATGCTTCCCACACCAGAGGATCTCGATGAATTGATGCATGACTACAACGGAAATCGCGCTACTGAAGACTGGTTTGTAAAAAACGGCGCCTTCCAACAAGGACTCTCCATGAAGGCCATTTTTATGACGTCAGGAGGCAATGTCTGGACACGAAACTGGTACTGGGATGCCTCTCGCGCCCGGGAAATGGTAACAATAAAATGTATCGGCGTTGATGGAAAAACAACAGAAGTGGCAATCTTAAAGGAGGGAGCAGC